A window of Microbispora hainanensis genomic DNA:
GAGACCTTCGACGCCATGGACGCACGGCGGGCCGGGTCCGCATCCCAGACCCCCGGGAAGCCGCGCAAACCGGCGCCGAAGCGCCGTGACCCGAGCCCCCCGCCGGCGCCGCGCAAGGACATCGTGGACGAGACCGACGACCGTGGGGGTCACGTCATCTACGTCGATCCCTACGCCTGGGACCGCGACTGATCCGCCCGTTCCGTACGGTCTGTGTGGTCTGTGCGCTCCGGCCCGGCGATGGCCGAGGCGAGCCGGTTCCGCAGGTCCGTCAGGCGGGCGATCTCGGCGTCCAGGGCGGCGATCCGGCGCTGCACGACCCTCCTGCCGCCGCCACTCCCGTCGCCGTTGCCGTCGCCGTTGCCGGAGCAGCCGGGGCTGCCGTACGGCGGAAGCGTGTCGCCCTCCAGCAGGTGCAGGCGGTCGGCGCAGCGGGCGACGTCCTCGATGGTCAGGCCGAGGGCGAGCAACTGCCGCACCAGGCGGATGCGGGCGATGTCCCTCGGGCCGTACTCCCGCTGGCCGGACGAGGTCCGCGCGGGCGGCGGGAGCAACC
This region includes:
- a CDS encoding MerR family transcriptional regulator, which encodes MRIGDAAAAAGTTPRALRLYEQRGLLPPPARTSSGQREYGPRDIARIRLVRQLLALGLTIEDVARCADRLHLLEGDTLPPYGSPGCSGNGDGNGDGSGGGRRVVQRRIAALDAEIARLTDLRNRLASAIAGPERTDHTDRTERADQSRSQA